The proteins below are encoded in one region of Fibrella aestuarina BUZ 2:
- a CDS encoding aminotransferase class I/II-fold pyridoxal phosphate-dependent enzyme yields MDLFEKLRTNLGPIGGAAREYNGHHYFAFPRLTGELGPHMTFNGKKMLNWSLNNYLGLANHPEVREADAQAAADWGLAYPMGARMMSGNSDLHEQLEKDLAEFVGKEDAFLLNYGYQGVMSAIEALVDHRDVIVYDAESHACLIDGIRLHKAKMGEYYKFNHNDMASLEKNLQRATKKAAEKGGGILVITEGVFGMSGKVGSLDQIVALKEKYNFRLLVDDAHGFGTMGATGAGVGELLNCQAGIDIYFSTFAKSMAAIGAFVAADHDIIMYLKYNMRSQTYAKALPMPFVVGCMKRLELIKKHPELREKLWENVRALQNGLRERGFNIGETTSPVTPVLMQNNGGVVAAANMIKDLRENYGVFCSIVVYPVVPKEVIMLRIIPTAAHTLEDVEYTLNTFSAISDKIKNGYYVQEKPSGLTAMAESAVTETAAE; encoded by the coding sequence GTGGATTTATTTGAGAAGCTACGAACCAATCTTGGTCCTATCGGCGGCGCAGCACGCGAATATAACGGTCACCATTATTTCGCGTTTCCGCGGCTAACGGGTGAATTAGGGCCGCACATGACCTTTAATGGTAAGAAGATGCTCAACTGGAGCCTGAATAACTATTTGGGTCTGGCCAATCATCCTGAAGTGCGTGAAGCCGACGCGCAGGCCGCTGCCGATTGGGGACTAGCCTATCCGATGGGCGCCCGCATGATGTCGGGCAATAGCGATCTGCACGAGCAGTTGGAGAAAGACCTGGCCGAGTTTGTGGGTAAGGAAGATGCCTTCCTGCTCAACTACGGTTATCAGGGCGTGATGTCGGCTATCGAAGCCCTCGTCGACCACCGCGACGTGATCGTTTACGATGCCGAATCGCATGCCTGCCTGATCGACGGTATCCGGCTGCACAAGGCCAAGATGGGTGAGTACTACAAGTTCAACCACAACGACATGGCCAGCCTGGAGAAAAACCTTCAGCGGGCTACGAAGAAAGCGGCCGAAAAAGGCGGTGGTATTCTCGTCATCACCGAAGGTGTATTCGGCATGTCGGGTAAAGTGGGGAGCCTGGATCAGATTGTTGCGCTCAAGGAAAAATACAACTTCCGCCTGCTGGTCGACGACGCACATGGCTTCGGCACGATGGGCGCCACGGGCGCGGGCGTAGGCGAACTGCTCAACTGCCAGGCCGGTATCGACATTTACTTCTCGACGTTTGCCAAGTCGATGGCCGCTATTGGCGCGTTTGTCGCGGCCGACCACGACATCATCATGTACCTGAAGTACAACATGCGCTCGCAGACCTACGCCAAGGCCCTGCCGATGCCGTTTGTGGTGGGTTGCATGAAGCGGTTGGAACTGATCAAAAAGCACCCCGAACTGCGCGAAAAACTGTGGGAAAACGTGCGTGCTCTGCAAAACGGGCTGCGTGAGCGTGGCTTTAACATTGGCGAAACCACGTCGCCCGTTACACCCGTACTGATGCAGAATAACGGGGGCGTTGTAGCGGCTGCCAACATGATCAAAGACCTGCGCGAAAACTACGGCGTCTTCTGCTCGATTGTGGTTTATCCGGTCGTACCGAAAGAGGTGATTATGCTTCGGATCATCCCGACGGCGGCTCACACGCTGGAGGATGTCGAGTACACACTGAACACATTCAGCGCTATCTCCGACAAGATCAAAAATGGCTACTATGTGCAGGAAAAACCCTCTGGATTGACTGCAATGGCCGAATCGGCGGTCACTGAGACTGCCGCTGAGTAA